In one window of Gossypium arboreum isolate Shixiya-1 chromosome 4, ASM2569848v2, whole genome shotgun sequence DNA:
- the LOC108460821 gene encoding protein CANDIDATE G-PROTEIN COUPLED RECEPTOR 7-like, which translates to MTKTTVILLFFFLSIVSSTTAEIKTLTIKSDSRPMILFEKFGFTHTGHVTISVSSVSVSSSSNAPNPSPSLLGFFLLSEESLLQVLLEIQQNSHFCVLNSRYIQHLFTFSELSPPPLSRLNRSYPVSSPNEYSLFFSNCAPETRVSMDVITEIYNLDRDGSKDYLSAGQTQLPSLYTVFSVLYLFFLAYWVYVCYTNRRCVHRIHLLMSGLLLFKALNLICAAEDKHYVKVSGTPHGWDVLFYIFQFIRVVLLFTVIVLIGTGWSFLKPFLQEREKKVLMIVIPLQVLANIASVVIGETGPFIKDWATWNQVFLLVDIICCCAIIFPIVWSIRSLRETSKTDGKAARNLAKLTLFRQFYIVVIGYLYFTRIVVFALRTIAAYKYQWVSNAAEETASLAFYLIIFFMFRPVEKNEYFILEEEDEEAAELALRDEDFEL; encoded by the coding sequence ATGACGAAAACAACCGTAatcctcctcttcttcttcctctccATCGTCTCATCCACCACGGCGGAGATCAAAACTCTGACCATCAAGTCCGACTCCCGCCCGATGATCCTCTTCGAGAAATTTGGCTTCACCCACACCGGTCACGTCACCATCTCCGTCTCCTCCGTCTCCGTCTCTTCCTCTTCCAACGCCCCCAACCCCTCCCCTTCCCTCCTCGGTTTCTTCCTTCTATCCGAAGAATCTCTCCTCCAGGTCCTTCTCGAGATTCAACAAAATTCCCACTTTTGCGTCCTCAACTCCCGCTACATCCAACACCTCTTCACCTTCAGCGAACTCTCACCGCCTCCCCTCTCCCGCTTGAACCGCTCTTACCCCGTTTCTTCCCCCAATGAATACTCTCTCTTCTTCTCCAACTGCGCCCCAGAAACGCGCGTTTCTATGGACGTCATAACCGAAATCTACAACCTCGACCGCGACGGTTCTAAGGATTACCTCTCCGCCGGCCAGACACAGCTCCCTTCTCTTTACACCGTCTTCTCTGTCCTCTACTTGTTCTTCTTAGCTTATTGGGTCTACGTTTGTTACACTAACAGACGATGcgtacaccggatccatttattAATGTCCGGGTTGCTCTTATTCAAAGCTTTGAATCTGATCTGCGCCGCCGAAGATAAGCATTACGTTAAGGTTTCCGGAACACCTCATGGTTGGGATGTTTTGTTCTACATTTTCCAGTTTATTCGTGTCGTTTTGTTGTTTACTGTCATCGTTTTGATCGGCACCGGCTGGTCGTTTTTGAAACCCTTTTTGCAAGAAAGGGAGAAGAAGGTCTTGATGATCGTGATACCGCTTCAAGTTTTGGCTAATATTGCGTCGGTTGTGATCGGAGAGACAGGGCCGTTTATTAAAGATTGGGCGACGTGGAATCAGGTATTCTTGCTAGTTGATATTATCTGCTGTTGCGCCATTATTTTCCCAATTGTTTGGTCTATTCGTTCGTTGAGGGAAACTTCGAAAACTGATGGGAAGGCTGCGAGGAATTTGGCAAAGTTAACTCTGTTTAGGCAGTTTTACATCGTGGTGATTGGATATCTATATTTTACGAGAAttgtggtgtttgctttgaggaCGATTGCAGCTTACAAGTATCAATGGGTAAGCAATGCAGCGGAGGAGACTGCATCATTGGCGTTCTATTTGATTATCTTTTTCATGTTTAGGCCCGTGGAGAAAAATGAGTACTTTATTcttgaggaagaagatgaagaggCTGCTGAGCTGGCTCTTAGAGATGAAGATTTCGAGCTTTGA
- the LOC108460822 gene encoding uncharacterized protein LOC108460822 produces the protein MTSVCISSCLSDATDPLVPVRATYVNLYKWPESDAEFLRSRSSGRPSRVVDSFSCRQMYLRSYRFSRKESVREKTVKCFGRVKEKIGGDGKRKKSLRIRRRRRCLVWRKIKIVLFRFFNRLLSCSATVHVVDQRNAFF, from the coding sequence ATGACCTCTGTTTGCATTTCTAGCTGCTTGTCCGATGCTACGGACCCTCTGGTCCCTGTTAGGGCAACATACGTGAATCTGTACAAGTGGCCAGAATCGGATGCTGAGTTTTTGAGGTCAAGGAGCTCAGGCCGACCGAGTAGAGTGGTGGACAGTTTCTCGTGTAGGCAGATGTACCTGAGGAGTTATAGGTTTTCAAGGAAAGAAAGTGTGAGGGAAAAGACAGTGAAATGCTTTGGGAGAGTTAAAGAGAAAATAGGGGGTGATGGGAAGAGGAAGAAGAGCCTACGTATTAGAAGAAGGAGGAGGTGTTTGGTTTGGAGGAAAATCAAGATTGTATTGTTCAGGTTTTTCAACAGATTGCTTTCTTGTTCTGCTACTGTACATGTTGTAGATCAGAGGAATGCGTTCTTTTGA